In Bacillus cytotoxicus NVH 391-98, the following are encoded in one genomic region:
- a CDS encoding DUF1064 domain-containing protein, with the protein MSKYGNKKVELDGHVFDSKAEADYYEGLKVRQAAGEVLNFELQPCFNLQPAFTKNGKKFLAITYIADFMVYLPNGDVEVIDIKGLCTETFKVKRKLFEYKYPHLQLILLKHVKKYGGFITLDEYDRLKREEKKLKKAK; encoded by the coding sequence ATGAGTAAGTACGGAAATAAAAAAGTTGAGCTAGATGGTCATGTTTTTGATAGCAAAGCTGAGGCTGATTACTACGAGGGGTTAAAAGTTCGCCAAGCTGCAGGTGAGGTTTTAAATTTTGAATTACAACCATGCTTTAACTTGCAACCAGCATTCACGAAGAATGGCAAAAAGTTTCTAGCAATTACATATATAGCAGACTTCATGGTTTATTTGCCAAATGGTGATGTAGAAGTCATCGATATAAAAGGTCTATGTACAGAAACTTTTAAGGTTAAGCGAAAATTATTCGAATACAAATACCCACATTTACAGCTCATTTTGCTAAAACATGTGAAAAAATATGGTGGTTTTATCACTTTGGATGAGTACGACAGATTAAAGCGTGAAGAGAAAAAACTAAAAAAGGCTAAATAA
- a CDS encoding dUTP diphosphatase: MNLRVKIKRLKDVDLPRYARFGDAGFDLMAAEDVIIKPGETKVIPIGLAFEIPPGYELQVRPRSGISRRTKLRVILGTVDSGFRGEVGVIIENTSPKGNEDYGCNDIHGEPEFYESTAYQILKGDRIAQGVIAPVQTALFVEVDKLPDSERGINGFGSTGIRDE, from the coding sequence ATGAACCTGCGAGTGAAAATTAAAAGGTTGAAAGATGTGGACCTCCCGCGATATGCGAGGTTTGGAGATGCTGGGTTTGATCTAATGGCAGCGGAGGACGTAATTATTAAGCCAGGAGAAACAAAAGTCATTCCTATAGGATTAGCTTTTGAAATTCCGCCAGGTTACGAGCTTCAAGTAAGGCCAAGAAGTGGGATTTCAAGAAGAACAAAGTTAAGGGTAATTCTTGGAACGGTGGATAGTGGTTTTAGAGGAGAGGTTGGCGTGATTATTGAAAATACCTCTCCTAAAGGTAACGAAGATTACGGATGCAACGATATTCATGGTGAGCCGGAATTTTATGAAAGTACAGCGTATCAAATATTAAAAGGAGACCGTATTGCACAGGGCGTAATAGCGCCAGTGCAAACAGCTCTTTTTGTGGAAGTAGACAAACTACCTGATAGTGAGCGAGGAATCAATGGTTTTGGAAGTACAGGGATTCGCGATGAGTAA
- a CDS encoding YpiB family protein codes for MSNVSFEKKREFMKFILDNVLSREDEGYRVLYTFNKYGKFVERIHFVENAKKYPYGIEISATFSEGREFACYKPNDTLTEGLDTFMHFNSNRDPIYIQLNFKGKYSNELYMEVVEDDECTLETYLDGEDHDDIERLLKKQLIDFALDTRNEELFRKLIAN; via the coding sequence ATGAGCAACGTGTCATTTGAGAAAAAGCGGGAGTTTATGAAATTCATTTTAGATAACGTGTTATCAAGAGAAGATGAAGGATATCGAGTTTTATATACATTCAATAAGTATGGAAAGTTTGTAGAAAGGATTCATTTTGTTGAGAATGCTAAAAAGTATCCATATGGGATAGAGATTTCAGCGACATTCTCGGAAGGTAGAGAATTTGCATGCTATAAACCGAATGACACTCTTACCGAAGGATTAGATACATTTATGCATTTTAATTCCAATAGGGACCCAATCTACATTCAGCTAAATTTCAAAGGGAAATACAGTAATGAATTATACATGGAAGTAGTTGAAGACGATGAATGCACATTAGAAACCTACCTAGACGGAGAAGATCATGATGACATCGAGAGACTTCTTAAAAAGCAACTCATCGATTTTGCACTAGATACGCGTAATGAAGAACTATTTCGGAAGTTAATTGCAAATTAA
- a CDS encoding ATP-binding protein: protein MQIESGTCRASLNEYKCSKCQDTEVIFYEEVNEFGMRVSMQKDCDCKAQRVLERRLKNAMIPEEFADARFDSYMRETEEQKLLYNTMAKYLKNFKEIRETKQNSLGFIATFGELRIKQLEPAKRAEAKRDHNSFGLGKTHLQVAAAKYLMKQGYSVLLISDGTFMDDLIAAKMMNDEKKEFNRLLDHAKKVEILIWDDLGKSKWSEAKENLYYQIIDYRYRHNLPILYSSNEDDETLPEKIGYAAKSRLFGMSKHYLIAVEGEDYREKE, encoded by the coding sequence ATGCAAATAGAAAGCGGAACATGCCGAGCTTCATTAAACGAGTATAAATGTTCGAAGTGTCAAGATACGGAAGTTATCTTCTATGAGGAAGTAAATGAATTTGGTATGAGAGTTTCTATGCAAAAGGATTGCGATTGTAAAGCGCAACGAGTGTTAGAACGTCGTTTGAAAAATGCGATGATTCCAGAAGAATTTGCAGACGCTCGTTTTGATTCTTATATGAGAGAAACAGAAGAACAAAAGCTTCTGTATAACACAATGGCAAAGTATTTGAAGAACTTTAAAGAGATTAGAGAAACAAAACAGAATAGCTTGGGTTTCATAGCTACATTTGGTGAGTTACGAATTAAACAATTAGAACCAGCTAAGCGAGCAGAGGCGAAAAGGGATCATAACAGTTTTGGTCTTGGCAAAACACATCTTCAAGTAGCTGCAGCAAAGTATCTTATGAAGCAAGGATATAGTGTGTTGCTCATTTCGGATGGAACCTTTATGGACGATCTCATTGCAGCAAAGATGATGAACGATGAAAAGAAAGAGTTTAATCGTTTGTTGGACCATGCAAAAAAAGTAGAGATTCTCATATGGGATGATTTAGGGAAATCTAAGTGGTCAGAGGCAAAAGAGAATCTCTACTATCAAATTATTGATTATAGGTATCGCCATAATTTGCCGATTTTATACAGCTCTAATGAAGATGATGAAACATTACCTGAAAAGATTGGTTATGCAGCAAAAAGTCGATTGTTTGGAATGAGTAAACATTATTTAATCGCTGTTGAAGGCGAAGATTATCGCGAGAAGGAGTGA
- a CDS encoding DnaD domain-containing protein, with translation MSNVVSEIGGLNLKGNVVDHEWFNYITFSNGKPHIVAIMVLSEIVYWYRPTVIRDEITGKVTYKKKFKADKLQKNYQQLADTFGFSKLQVKRACDLLTDMLLIKIEFRTINVDGKVLNNVMFVEPVASEIKKISSMYQQIEIDPPYFEVKRDPTSKLPPSLLESKDPPYFEVRTNTENTTEITTNIDDDDNPHPLIDLQFKNSLEHLMKNSIPLSVIAEQELGEFCDLFGSELVNAAVDKALDENAPRWTYIRTILSNWQKNNVKTLADVIKLDEDYKNRRGGVGNAAHRKRTGRGYAASRNYEEENANRKRNMPSFIKRV, from the coding sequence ATGAGTAATGTTGTATCTGAAATTGGAGGATTGAACCTGAAAGGAAATGTGGTAGATCACGAATGGTTTAATTACATCACTTTTAGTAACGGAAAACCTCACATAGTAGCAATTATGGTTTTAAGTGAAATTGTTTATTGGTATAGACCTACAGTTATTCGAGATGAAATAACAGGGAAGGTCACATATAAGAAAAAATTCAAGGCAGATAAATTACAGAAGAACTATCAACAATTAGCTGATACATTTGGTTTTTCAAAATTGCAGGTAAAGAGAGCGTGTGATTTATTAACGGACATGCTGCTTATAAAAATTGAGTTTCGTACTATCAATGTTGATGGAAAAGTCTTGAATAATGTGATGTTTGTAGAACCAGTAGCATCAGAAATCAAAAAGATTTCTAGCATGTATCAACAAATAGAAATAGACCCTCCTTACTTTGAAGTAAAGAGGGACCCTACTTCAAAGTTACCACCCTCCTTACTTGAAAGTAAGGACCCTCCCTACTTTGAAGTAAGGACAAATACAGAGAATACTACAGAGATTACTACAAATATAGATGATGATGATAATCCACATCCGTTAATTGATCTACAGTTTAAAAATAGCTTGGAACATCTGATGAAGAATAGCATCCCGTTAAGTGTAATTGCGGAGCAAGAATTAGGTGAATTTTGCGACTTATTTGGCAGTGAGTTGGTGAATGCAGCAGTTGATAAAGCACTTGATGAAAATGCTCCAAGATGGACATATATTCGAACAATTTTAAGTAATTGGCAAAAGAACAACGTTAAAACACTGGCAGATGTTATCAAACTCGATGAAGATTATAAAAACCGAAGAGGTGGTGTAGGAAATGCAGCACATCGGAAGCGCACTGGCAGAGGTTATGCAGCGAGCAGAAATTATGAAGAGGAAAATGCAAATAGAAAGCGGAACATGCCGAGCTTCATTAAACGAGTATAA
- the recT gene encoding recombination protein RecT: MATNEKIKNQLANRKVNAPLSPEQTVEAYMKKMAPRFAEVLPKHMDMDRMSRIALTTIRTNPKLLECNVPSLMGAVMQAVQLGLEPGLLGHCYILPYKGEATFIIGYKGMIDLARRSGHIQSIYAHAVYENDEFEYELGLNPQLKHKPSFGDRGEFIGAYAVAHFKDGGHQMEFMPKSEIEKRRKRSASANSNYSPWKSDYEEMAKKTVVRYMFKYLPISIEVQSQAQHDEVVRKDITEEPQFIEADSVEVEETPTEGTNQEEFVIEE, from the coding sequence ATGGCTACAAACGAAAAAATCAAAAATCAATTAGCAAACCGTAAAGTGAATGCACCTTTATCACCTGAACAGACAGTGGAAGCGTACATGAAGAAAATGGCTCCACGTTTCGCGGAAGTATTACCAAAACACATGGACATGGATCGTATGAGTCGCATTGCTTTAACAACTATTCGTACAAACCCTAAATTGCTTGAATGCAATGTACCATCGCTTATGGGAGCTGTCATGCAAGCAGTGCAGTTGGGGTTAGAACCAGGATTACTCGGACACTGCTACATCTTGCCTTATAAAGGTGAAGCGACTTTTATCATTGGTTACAAAGGGATGATTGATTTAGCAAGACGTTCGGGGCACATTCAAAGCATCTATGCTCATGCAGTGTACGAAAATGATGAATTTGAATATGAATTAGGATTAAATCCACAGTTAAAACATAAACCATCATTTGGCGATCGTGGCGAATTTATCGGAGCATATGCAGTTGCTCATTTCAAAGATGGTGGTCATCAGATGGAGTTTATGCCAAAGAGTGAAATTGAAAAGCGTCGTAAACGTTCAGCTTCTGCAAATTCAAATTATAGCCCTTGGAAGTCCGATTATGAAGAAATGGCAAAGAAAACAGTAGTTCGTTACATGTTCAAATACTTGCCAATTAGTATCGAAGTTCAATCGCAAGCACAGCATGACGAAGTAGTCCGAAAAGATATTACAGAAGAACCACAATTTATTGAAGCTGATTCAGTTGAGGTGGAAGAAACACCAACAGAAGGGACAAACCAAGAAGAATTCGTGATTGAAGAATGA
- a CDS encoding YqaJ viral recombinase family nuclease yields MQAKVLINTLNMDHKQWLQARTQGIGGSDVSAIVGLNKWKSAVQVFLEKTQVIKKEDEQSEAAYFGNVLEEVVAKEFSKRTNLKVQRRNAILQHPEYPWMLANVDRLIVGEQIGLECKTASEYFKKEWKDEEVPDAYLLQCQHYMAVTGYEAWWIAVLIGGNKFVYKKIERDEEIIQYIIDIEKDFWLNHVEKNEPPMFDGTEASTELLKHLYPKSVEDSFVSLGRDEEILIEARNQIDKEIKSLQEQKAEYENKLKAKLGKNEAGRTENYTIYWKTYSYKRFDSKRFAKEHPELFQKYTKETTSRRFSVK; encoded by the coding sequence ATGCAAGCGAAAGTTTTAATAAATACACTCAATATGGACCATAAACAGTGGTTGCAAGCACGAACACAAGGTATTGGCGGTTCAGATGTTTCGGCTATCGTAGGTTTGAATAAATGGAAATCAGCAGTTCAAGTATTCCTTGAAAAAACACAAGTAATAAAAAAAGAAGATGAACAAAGTGAAGCAGCGTACTTCGGAAATGTTTTGGAAGAAGTAGTGGCAAAAGAGTTCTCCAAACGTACGAATTTAAAGGTGCAACGTAGGAACGCAATCTTACAACATCCTGAATATCCGTGGATGCTTGCTAACGTGGACAGGCTTATTGTTGGTGAACAAATTGGTCTTGAATGCAAAACAGCGTCGGAATATTTTAAAAAAGAATGGAAAGATGAGGAAGTTCCAGACGCTTATCTTCTTCAATGCCAACATTATATGGCTGTAACTGGATACGAAGCATGGTGGATTGCGGTACTCATTGGTGGAAACAAATTCGTGTACAAAAAGATCGAGCGAGATGAAGAAATCATTCAATACATCATCGATATTGAAAAAGACTTCTGGCTCAATCATGTTGAGAAGAATGAACCACCGATGTTTGATGGAACAGAGGCATCCACCGAGCTACTTAAACACCTGTATCCAAAATCAGTCGAAGACAGCTTTGTTAGCTTAGGAAGAGATGAAGAAATTCTGATTGAGGCTCGCAATCAAATTGATAAAGAAATTAAAAGCTTGCAAGAACAGAAAGCAGAATATGAGAACAAACTTAAAGCGAAACTCGGCAAAAATGAAGCTGGTAGAACTGAGAACTATACAATCTACTGGAAAACTTATAGCTACAAACGATTTGATAGCAAGAGATTTGCAAAAGAACATCCTGAGTTATTTCAAAAGTATACAAAAGAAACGACTTCTCGTCGCTTCTCAGTTAAATAA
- a CDS encoding YqaI family protein, producing the protein MIENPMVMRNGYGIPDPQENMIDHPIEDAMGSEILPGDEFLVAPDGEVVLRENIMDYMITQLGFEKKTAGE; encoded by the coding sequence ATGATTGAAAACCCAATGGTTATGCGAAACGGCTATGGCATACCAGATCCACAAGAAAACATGATTGACCATCCAATTGAGGATGCAATGGGCAGTGAAATTTTGCCGGGGGATGAATTCTTAGTAGCTCCAGATGGTGAAGTGGTTTTGCGTGAAAACATCATGGATTACATGATTACGCAGCTTGGTTTTGAAAAGAAAACCGCTGGAGAATAA